Proteins encoded by one window of Arachis hypogaea cultivar Tifrunner chromosome 1, arahy.Tifrunner.gnm2.J5K5, whole genome shotgun sequence:
- the LOC112703411 gene encoding 3-oxo-Delta(4,5)-steroid 5-beta-reductase, with the protein MENQHYVALIVGVTGMVGFNIAQALKKPDCKGGPWKVYGAARRPPPATWFPASILDDFISFDAVDAATTQASLSPIAHEVTHLFWVALQFQEDEEANIATNKAMLHNVLTTLKSSPSSRLTHVTLQTGTKHYMGPIFDPARSTQLLSHDPPFHEDMPRLPYPNFYYAQEDLLASHAPSLTYSVHRSSIIIGASSRSAINTLVMLGAYAAVCRHLRLPFRYPGTRYTWDHFCDMTDSEVLAQQHVWAAVTDKAKNQAFNCTNDDLFTWKRMWKLLSEVFDVEFVGFDENDEDRVDLVEFMRDKDEIWDEIVEKYGLVKTKLKEFAYFEALKVVLHFDFQHVSSMNKSKEYGFFGHANTFKRVTFWVHKLRFMKIIP; encoded by the coding sequence ATGGAGAACCAACATTATGTAGCGCTTATAGTTGGAGTCACAGGTATGGTTGGGTTTAACATAGCCCAAGCCTTGAAGAAGCCCGACTGCAAGGGAGGCCCATGGAAGGTTTACGGAGCAGCCCGCCGTCCCCCTCCCGCCACCTGGTTTCCTGCTTCCATCTTGGATGATTTCATCAGCTTCGACGCCGTCGATGCCGCCACCACACAAGCCAGCCTCTCCCCCATAGCCCACGAGGTCACACACCTCTTCTGGGTGGCTCTTCAGTTTCAGGAAGACGAAGAAGCCAACATTGCCACCAACAAAGCCATGCTCCACAACGTTCTCACCACACTCAAATCTTCCCCTTCTTCCCGCCTCACCCACGTAACCCTCCAAACCGGGACAAAACACTACATGGGCCCAATTTTTGACCCGGCCCGGTCCACTCAACTCTTGAGCCATGATCCCCCGTTTCACGAGGACATGCCCCGGCTACCATACCCGAACTTCTACTACGCTCAGGAGGATCTCCTTGCGTCCCACGCGCCTTCTCTGACGTACTCCGTTCACCGCTCCTCCATCATAATCGGCGCGTCTTCAAGGAGTGCAATCAACACGCTGGTTATGCTTGGGGCTTATGCCGCGGTTTGCCGCCACCTTAGGTTGCCGTTTCGTTACCCGGGAACACGGTACACGTGGGACCATTTTTGCGACATGACAGACTCGGAGGTGTTAGCGCAGCAGCACGTGTGGGCAGCGGTTACGGACAAGGCCAAGAATCAAGCGTTCAATTGCACGAATGATGACTTGTTTACGTGGAAGAGAATGTGGAAACTGCTGAGTGAGGTGTTTGATGTTGAGTTTGTTGGGTTTGATGAGAATGATGAAGATAGGGTTGATTTGGTGGAGTTTATGAGAGACAAAGACGAGATTTGGGATGAGATTGTGGAAAAGTATGGACTTGTGAAGACTAAGCTAAAGGAGTTTGCATATTTTGAAGCCTTGAAAGTCGTCTTACATTTTGATTTTCAACATGTGTCTAGCATGAATAAGAGTAAGGAATATGGTTTCTTTGGCCACGCCAACACCTTCAAAAGGGTCACATTCTGGGTTCACAAACTGCGTTTCATGAAGATCATACCCTAG
- the LOC112703419 gene encoding (S)-8-oxocitronellyl enol synthase translates to MENQNYVALIVGVTGMVGLNIAQSLKKPDCKGGPWKVYGAARRPPPATWFPASIVDDFISFDAVDAATTQASLSPIAHEVTHLFWVALQFQGDEEVNIATNKAMLHNVLTTLKSSPSSRLTHVTLQTGTKHYMGPINDPIRSTQLVIHDPPFHEDMPRLPYPNFYYAMEDLLASHSPSLTYSVHRASIIIGASSRSAINALVMLGAYAAVCRHLRLPFRYPGTRYTWDHFCDMTDSEVLAQQHVWAAVTDKAKNQAFNCTNDDLFTWKRMWKLLSEVFDVEFVGFDENDEDRVDLVEFMRDKDEIWDEIVEKYGLVKTKLKEFAYFEALKVVLHFDFQHVSSMNKSKEYGFFGHANTFKRVTFWVHKLRFMKIIP, encoded by the coding sequence ATGGAGAACCAAAATTATGTAGCGCTTATAGTTGGAGTCACAGGTATGGTTGGGCTTAACATAGCCCAATCCTTGAAGAAGCCCGACTGCAAGGGAGGCCCATGGAAGGTTTACGGAGCAGCCCGCCGCCCCCCGCCCGCCACCTGGTTTCCTGCTTCCATCGTGGATGATTTCATCAGCTTCGACGCCGTCGATGCCGCCACCACACAAGCCAGCCTCTCCCCCATAGCCCACGAGGTCACACACCTCTTCTGGGTGGCTCTTCAGTTTCAGGGAGACGAAGAAGTCAACATCGCCACCAACAAAGCCATGCTCCACAACGTTCTCACCACCCTCAAATCCTCCCCTTCTTCACGCCTCACCCACGTAACCCTCCAAACCGGGACAAAACACTACATGGGCCCAATCAATGACCCGATCCGGTCCACCCAACTCGTGATCCATGACCCACCGTTTCACGAGGACATGCCCCGACTACCGTACCCAAACTTCTACTACGCTATGGAGGATCTCCTTGCGTCCCACTCGCCTTCGCTGACGTATTCCGTTCACCGCGCCTCCATCATAATCGGCGCGTCTTCAAGGAGTGCAATCAACGCGCTGGTTATGCTTGGGGCTTATGCCGCGGTTTGCCGCCACCTTAGGTTGCCGTTTCGTTACCCGGGAACACGGTACACGTGGGACCATTTTTGCGACATGACAGACTCGGAGGTGTTAGCGCAGCAGCACGTGTGGGCAGCGGTTACGGACAAGGCCAAGAATCAAGCGTTCAATTGCACGAATGATGACTTGTTTACGTGGAAGAGAATGTGGAAACTGCTGAGTGAGGTGTTTGATGTTGAGTTTGTTGGGTTTGATGAGAATGATGAAGATAGGGTTGATTTGGTGGAGTTTATGAGAGACAAAGACGAGATTTGGGATGAGATTGTGGAAAAGTATGGACTTGTGAAGACTAAGCTAAAGGAGTTTGCATATTTTGAAGCCTTGAAAGTCGTCTTACATTTTGATTTTCAACATGTGTCTAGCATGAATAAAAGTAAGGAATATGGTTTCTTTGGTCACGCCAACACCTTCAAAAGGGTCACATTCTGGGTTCACAAACTGCGTTTCATGAAGATCATACCCTAG